The following DNA comes from Bradyrhizobium sp. SK17.
GCTGTTCGCGGACAAGCATGGCGACGAGCGGCTGTTCTTCGGCTTCTCGGCGGTCGAGCCGATCGACGAGCACGGAAAGTCGATCAATAACTACCAGTTTCCAACCCGCCTGCGCTATGCCATCGACCGGGCGCAGATCGCGGGTGCGCCATTGTCGTGGACGTTCCTGGACTCGCAGATCGCCGCGTCGACCGGAAATTTTGTCTTCAGCCGTGAACTGCTGCGCCAGGTCGGTTGGCTCGCCGATCTCAAATACTGCCACGACTGGGACTTTGCCCTGCGCGCGGTGACCAAGGTCGAACCGACCTATCTCGAAGCCGACCGCTACCTCTATCGGTTGCATTCGACCAACAGCTTTCGAAGTCTGAGCAAGGTGGCGGAGAGCGAGACCAAGGCCTGCATGGTGTCGTATTGCCTGAACGCGATCGCGTCGAGGCCGCAGAACAAGACCTGCCTCAGCCCGTCCAATTTCGGCGATTCATTCTATGACTTCGTGAAGCTGCACCCGAACTTCAACTATTGGGTCAAGCAGATCTACGCGCCGTATCATCTCGAACATCGGACGGTGGAATCGAACGACCGGACCAGGCCGATCCGCTGGCGCTGATCGACGCGCAGAAAGTCGAACGAGTCCGTTCCGGTCGGCCGAAGCGGACTCGTTGATTCAGGTTTCGGTTCGGCTGCTTCTCCCGGAAGCGATCTAAAGCGCGATGAGATTGGATCGAATCATCATCGCGCTTTAGCTTGTTGTCCAAGCATGATCTTTTCGGAAAACCGCTTCGCACTTTTCCGGATCATGCTCTAGCAGAGATTCTTCGACGCAGCCCGCGCGGTCGCCTTGAGGACCTCGCGCAACGCTTCCAGGCGGTCGGTTTGACAGGGCAGGGTCGGGACCAGCCAGCCACCCTCGTCATTTTCGTTCCAGGCATAGATCAGCACGGCAGGGGACCGGCGGTCGGGCGGCTGGCTGTTCACCCAACTGATCGATTGCGCGAGATGGCTGGCCAATTCCTGCTTCGTCGGTGCGGCATAGAAATTGGTGATGCCGTCGCCGGGACGCTGCGACGTTTCCCAGGGCACCGGATGTTCGATGCGGGGGCGCCTGTCCCATCCGGTCATCACCGTGGGCACAACGGGGACCTGGCTCGCGGCCAGCGCATTCCAGCCTTTTTCGGCATATCTCGCGAGGTCGGCAAAGCTTCCCCGGCCATTGCCGGTTGTGATCGCATATGACCCGACCGCGTCGGCGCCCAGATTGGCGGCCTCCTGGCTCAAGAATTTCGTGTCTCCCGCGAGCACGATATAGGGCTCGCCGTGACCGGCGGCGTTGGCGTCCGATCTGAACTTGCTCAGTTGCGTGCGCAGGCCCTGCACGCCGCCCCAGCTTCGCTGCACATCCGCAGCCTTGATGAAGCCCAGGAAATAGAGCGGCCGATCGCCCTCCACCCTCAGATAGTTCTTGTCCGCCATCAGGCCGATATGCTCGTGAGGAAGCGCGGACAGCTTGGCCGCCGATCCCCAGCGGCCGAGCTCAGTGAACATGCAGTATTTCAGTTCGGCTGCCTTGGGCCGGGTTCTGAACGCGTACAGGGCTTTCGACATTGGGTGGTTTGCCCCGTAGCCGGCGAATGCCCAGTAATCCAGTCCGGCAAAGATGGCCTGGTCGATCTCCTTGTCCATCTCGGTCTCGATCGAGCTCGAAAAATCAAGCGCGTTCGGATCGCGGTTGATTTGGGCGCCGAAGAACGGAGCGCGCCAGCGATATTTCTGCGGACCGAGCGATTGCTTCATGGCTTCGGTCGGCTGCGAGCCGGGCGAATACCAGGCGTCCCAGCGAATGGCTCCGACGAGAGGTCTCGGGGGCGCCGCTGCGGCAGCGCGAGCGGAACCCGGAAAGCCGAACGAGCGGGGCACGAGGCTTGCGGATAGCGACGTCAAAAACATCCGTCGCGTCAGCGCGAACGTCTTGCGGGTTGCTTCGTTCCCATTGTGCATAGGCGATCTCCGATCGTTCCCGGCCTGTGGCGCGGTTTCGTGCAGATGACATCGAGCCCGCTACTCTATTGTATTGATTTCCCTCGAAATAACCTTACAACAGTTAAGTGTGAGCGCTGTGTGTTATAGCCTTATTCCTGCAGGATAAGTGCGCTATAGGGAAGTCGTGGCGCGAGCCAATGTTAATTCGTCGATCTCCGGGGAGCGGCTCAGGTTGGACATGGAAATTCCAGCATTGTCTAGTTTCAGCTCAGGCGTGAATCTCGATGCGCTTCCAGCAAGTGAGATCGAGACGAGGCTTAGAGATTTCTTTTCCGGGCGGATCGCAAATCCGAAACCCGACGATCTGATCCAATCGGTCAACCAGTTGGAGCAGCAATTCGGCGATTACAAGGAATTCCAGTTCGCGAAGGCGGCGATGCTCGTGCAGGCATGCGATTTCGCAGGAGCGCGTGGAATCCTTCTCGACCTCGTCAAGCAACTGCCGTCGGACTCGCGGGTCTTGCATCGGCTGGCGATCGCGGATCTCAACATGGGGGCGGCCCATGAAGCGCAGGACGTCTATCTTTCGGCGCTCGCTGCCGCCCCGAAGAGTGAAAATCTGCGGCGAGAATTCGCCGGTCTGCTGCGCGTGATGGAGGCGAAGAAGCTCTACGCCGGCGTCGATCGGAAAAAGCACGGGCTGGCCGCCGTCTGCGCTATCAAGAACGAGGGCGAGGATCTGCTGGAGTGGCTGCACTTCCACAGGCTGGTCGGCATCGACCATTTCTATCTCTACGACAATGGCAGCACCGACGACACGCGTGCCGTGATCGAGTCGTTCCCGTGGCCCGAGATGATCACCTACCATTTCGTGGACGGGGAATTCGGTCAGATGCGCGCCTTCTCGCATGCGATCGACAGCTATCGCAATTGCGCGGAATGGTGCGCCTTCATCGACGCCGACGAATATCTGTTTCCGACCAAGGCCGGCAATATCAAGGACGTTCTGGCGGAGGTCGGGCCGGCGCCGGCCGTGGCGGTGCATTGGTTGAACTTCGGCTCGAACGGTCACGACGCCAGGCCGGTCGGCCTGTGCATCGAATCCTTCACGCGTCGGGCCCCCGATGACTTTCCGGATCATTTCATCATGAAGTCGATCGTGCGGCCTGACACCATCGTGTCCTACCTGCATCCGCATCAGTCGCTCGTCCTGGGCTGCTACGTCCAGGAGGACGGCACGCCAGTCTTCCCGATCGGCGGGCGCTGTACCGCTCCGAAGCGCGACAAGCTCGTGATCAATCACTACTATACGAAGTCACGGCAGCAATTGCTGAAGAAGCGCGAGCGCGGCCGGCCGCTCGCCGATGGCGATCCTGAGAAGATCCGCGCGATGGAGTTCTTCACGTTGCGGGATCGCAACGATATCGAAGACGCTACCATTCAAAGGTTTGTTCCGGAGCTGAAGAAGTTGGTCCAGGGCTGAACCGGGCGGCAGCGATGGCCTCGCCGATGGAGGGCGTGCCGGTGCACGCCCGATCCAGTTCACTTGAAAAGCGATTGTTGTCGCAGCGGCCTGCGACCGGCGGGCGGTTACAGCGGCTCCAGCCGGTACTTCGCAAGCAGCCGTTGCGCGGCGTCGAGGTCGATCTCCACCGGTCTTTGAAACACCGACATATTGTTGGCGCGCGCGATCTCCCGGGCGACGGTGCGCACCGAATGGTAGTGGGGACGGTTCTCGAAGTCGTGAATTGCGATGAAAGCGCCGGGTGAGCCGTGCAACAGGCACTGCACGAAGCAGGCCACGCGAAACCGGCCGTCGACGAAGTACAGGTCGGCGGTCCTGCTCTCCGGACGCTGCCAGACACCCTCGTGATAGTTGGGCCAGGAGCTCTCTTTCTCCTTCTCGATCGGATAGCCCCACTCGCGCAGCTTGCCGATATCCACATGCAGCAGCTGCGGCTTGGTGTTTGCGTCGCGCGTGGCATCGCCCACATTGGCGAGCCACTCCGAGGAGGAATCGATCGAAATCACCCACTCCTTCCTGGTCTGGCAGGCCAGCCAGGTGCTTCCTCCCGAGCCGAATTCCAGATAGCGCTTCGAGAGATCCACGAAACTCTTGAACAGTGTCAGTTCCTGACCGTCCATTGCGATCTTCATGGCGGGACCCCGTGGTTTCTCGATTTGCTGTCTGGCGGCTGGCTGCCAATCCACCGCGGGAAGGCGGTCGCGGCTCGTCAAGCCGAGATGAGATCCGGTTCGATCGTCATCGTGCTGCTCGGTTCCCTGTTGGCTGTCCACGCCGGTGATGTTGAGGAGATCGGCCGGCTACTGGTTCAATCCGACACGCTCCACCTTGTAGCCTCGCTCCAGGATCGCGCGCCACCAGGGTTGCTCGTCGACATACCAGCGGACGGTCTTGGCGATGCCGGTCTCGAAATTTTCCTCGGCGCGCCAACCGAGCTCGGTTTCGAGCTTGGTGGCGTCGATGGCGTAGCGGCGGTCGTGGCCGGGACGGTCGGCAACGAAGTTGATCAGCTCGCGACGCGGGCCGGACGAACTGGGGGCGATCCCGTCGAGCAGGTCGCAGATGCTTTCCACGACGTGGAGATTGGTGCGCTCGTTGCGGCCGCCGACATTGTAGGTCTCGCCGACCTCGCCGCGCTCCAGCACCAAGGTCAGCGCCTTGGCATGATCCTCGACGAACAACCAGTCGCGGACGTTCTGGCCGTCGCCATAGACCGGCAGCGGCGCGCCGGCGAGCCCCTTGATGATCATGTGCGGGATCAACTTTTCCGGGAAGTGATAAGGGCCGTAATTGTTGGAGCAGTTGGTTACCAGCGTCGGCAGCCCGTAGGTCTCGTGCCAGGCGCGCACCAGATGGTCCGACGATGCCTTGCTGGCGGAATAGGGCGAGTTCGGCGCATAGGCCGTGGTCTCGCTGAACAGCCCCTCATCGCCGAGCGTGCCGAACACCTCGTCGGTCGAGATGTGCAGGAAGCGGAACTGGTCGCGCTTCTCCGGCGACAGCGTGCGCCAGTGGCGCAGCGCCTCCTGTAGGATCGTGAAGGTGCCGACGATATTGGTCTGGATGAATTCGCCGGGACCGTCGATCGACCGGTCGACATGGCTTTCCGCCGCAAGGTTCATCACCGCATCGGGCTGATATTTCTCGAACAGCCGGCGCAGGGTCTGTCCCTCGCAGATGCAGGCCTTCTCGAACGAGTAGTTCAGGCTTTCGGTGGCGCGGGGCAGCGAGGCGAGGTTTGCCGCATAGGTCAGCTTGTCGATGTTGACGACGCGGGCATGGGTGTCACGCAGAAGATGGCGGACCACGGCGGAGCCGATGAAGCCGGCGCCGCCGGTGACGAAGATCGTCGATCCCTTAAACCGCATGTTTGAGCACCTCTGCGCTGCGGGGCTGGCCGTGGAACAAGCGGTAGACCGACAGCAGATACTCGCCGTAGCTGCTCTTGGCGGTCTTCTGCGCCACCCTGGCGAAGGCTTCGAGCGAGATGTAGCCCTGGCGCAATGCGATCTCCTCCGGGCAGGCGATGCGCAGGCCCTGGCGCTGCTCCAGGATCTGGACGAAATGGCTGGCCTCGACCAGCGAGGAATGCGTGCCGGTGTCGAGCCAGGCGAAGCCGCGGCCGAGCACCTCGACAAACAGGTCGCCACGCTCGAGATAGGCCTTGTTCACGTCGGTGATCTCGATCTCGCCACGCGGCGACGGCTTGATGCCGGCCGCGATGTCGACCACGTCGTTGTCGTAGAAATACAGTCCGGTGACGGCGACGTTGGATTTCGGCCGCTTCGGCTTCTCCTCGATCGACAGCGCCCGGCCGGTCCCGTCGAGCTCGATCACGCCGTACTGCTCCGGCGCGTTGACGACGTAGCCGAATACGGTGGCGCCCTTCTTGCGGACCGACGCCGCCGACAGCATGCTCGGCAGGCCGTGGCCGTAGAAAATGTTATCTCCTAACACAAGAGCGACGGAATCATCGCCGATGAACTCGCGCCCGACGATGAAGGCGTCGGCAAGACCCCGCGGGGTCTCCTGCGTGGCATAGGCGAAGCGGACACCGATCTCGCTGCCATCGCCGAGCAGGCGCTGGAATAGCGGCTTGTCCTGCGGCGTGGAAATGATCAAAATGTCTCGAATTCCGCCCAGCATCAGCGTCGACAGCGGATAGTAGATCATCGGCTTGTCGAAGACAGGCAGCAACTGTTTGGAGACGACGGTGGTCACTGGATAGAGGCGCGAGCCGGTGCCACCGGCAAGGATAATGCCTTTCATGGTCCCTCACATTTTGACTATCAAAACATAACATATGGCGTGCGCTGCACAAGTTTGTTATGAGAAGAAATTAACATTTCTGGCTGCTCAGATCGGAACCAGTGTTAAATGAATGTCATCAAGACCGCGCTACCCGAAGTCCTGATCGTCGAGCCGAAGCTGTTCGGCGACCAACGCGGCTTCTTCCTGGAGACCTACCAGTTCCCCCGTTACGTCGAGCACGGCATCGCGCGCCCGTTCGTGCAGGACAACATGTCCCGCTCGGCCTATGGCGTGCTGCGCGGACTGCATCTGCAAAACCCGTTCACCCAGGGCAAGCTCGTCACCGTGCTGCGCGGCAAGGTGCTGGACGTCGCCGTCGATGTGCGCGTCGGCAGCCCGAATTTCGGCCGGCATGTCGCGGTGGAGCTGAGCGAGGACAATCGCCGGCAATTGTGGGTGCCGCGCGGCTTCGCCCACGGCTTCGTGGTGCTCTCGGAGACCGCCGACTTCTTCTACAAATGCGATGATTTCTACAGCCCCAAGGACGAGCTCTCGATCCGCTGGAACGACCCCGCGATCGGGATCGCGTGGGGTGTCGACAAGCCACAGTTGTCGGCCAAGGATGCGGATGCGCCGCTGTTGGCCGACGCCAGCAATCTTCCGACCTATGGACAAATCTGATGCGGATCTTGTTGACGGGAACGCGTGGCCAGGTCGGCAGTGCGCTCAAGCCGCTGCTCGAAGGTCACGCCACGATCATCGCACCGCCCACCGCGGAGTTCGATCTCGCGAAGCCGGAGCGGTTGATGGCGCAACTCGACGGTCTGAAGCCCGATCTGATCATCAACCCGGCGGCGTATACGGCCGTCGACCGTGCCGAGGACGAGCGCGAGCTGGCGTTCCTGGTCAACGCCAGGGGGCCGGAAGCGATCGCCAAATGGGCCGCTACGAACGGCGTGCCGCTGGTGCATTTCTCCACCGACTACGTTTTCAATGGTTCAGGCGACCGGGCCTGGCGCGAGGATAGCCCGACCGGGCCGCTGTCGGCCTATGGCGCCAGCAAGCTCGCCGGCGATATCGCGATCCAGGCGGCGGGCGGCGCGCATCTGATCGCGCGCACCTCGTGGGTCTATGCCGCCACGGGCAGCAATTTCCTGCGCACCATCGCGCGGCTCGCCGGCGAGCGGAAGGAGTTGCGGATCGTGGGCGATCAGACCGGTGCGCCGACCACGGCGCGCGCGATCGCCGGTGCGGTCGCCGGCATCGTGTTGCCGAACCTCACCACGCTGCACGATCAGCTCAAACGCAGGGGCGGTGTCGTCAATCTGGTTTGTGCCGGCGAAACCAGCTGGCACGGCTTTGCCAGCGCCATCGTCGACGGCCTGAGGTCGCGCGGCGCCAC
Coding sequences within:
- a CDS encoding glycosyltransferase family 2 protein; this translates as MLASVVIACYKHEQYLEECLETVYQQTFSDIELVIVDDHSPDQSFEVAQKVIKKRSFGKRFVSCKLLKNPQNLGAHYTWNRALSLTSGDMIFLLNSDDAFSKDRVQLFADKHGDERLFFGFSAVEPIDEHGKSINNYQFPTRLRYAIDRAQIAGAPLSWTFLDSQIAASTGNFVFSRELLRQVGWLADLKYCHDWDFALRAVTKVEPTYLEADRYLYRLHSTNSFRSLSKVAESETKACMVSYCLNAIASRPQNKTCLSPSNFGDSFYDFVKLHPNFNYWVKQIYAPYHLEHRTVESNDRTRPIRWR
- the rfbC gene encoding dTDP-4-dehydrorhamnose 3,5-epimerase, which codes for MNVIKTALPEVLIVEPKLFGDQRGFFLETYQFPRYVEHGIARPFVQDNMSRSAYGVLRGLHLQNPFTQGKLVTVLRGKVLDVAVDVRVGSPNFGRHVAVELSEDNRRQLWVPRGFAHGFVVLSETADFFYKCDDFYSPKDELSIRWNDPAIGIAWGVDKPQLSAKDADAPLLADASNLPTYGQI
- the rfbD gene encoding dTDP-4-dehydrorhamnose reductase — its product is MRILLTGTRGQVGSALKPLLEGHATIIAPPTAEFDLAKPERLMAQLDGLKPDLIINPAAYTAVDRAEDERELAFLVNARGPEAIAKWAATNGVPLVHFSTDYVFNGSGDRAWREDSPTGPLSAYGASKLAGDIAIQAAGGAHLIARTSWVYAATGSNFLRTIARLAGERKELRIVGDQTGAPTTARAIAGAVAGIVLPNLTTLHDQLKRRGGVVNLVCAGETSWHGFASAIVDGLRSRGATLAVETIVPIATADFPTKAVRPGNSRLDLSRLKAQFGVTMPTWQDELARELDAFVQLGTPAHA
- the rfbB gene encoding dTDP-glucose 4,6-dehydratase; its protein translation is MRFKGSTIFVTGGAGFIGSAVVRHLLRDTHARVVNIDKLTYAANLASLPRATESLNYSFEKACICEGQTLRRLFEKYQPDAVMNLAAESHVDRSIDGPGEFIQTNIVGTFTILQEALRHWRTLSPEKRDQFRFLHISTDEVFGTLGDEGLFSETTAYAPNSPYSASKASSDHLVRAWHETYGLPTLVTNCSNNYGPYHFPEKLIPHMIIKGLAGAPLPVYGDGQNVRDWLFVEDHAKALTLVLERGEVGETYNVGGRNERTNLHVVESICDLLDGIAPSSSGPRRELINFVADRPGHDRRYAIDATKLETELGWRAEENFETGIAKTVRWYVDEQPWWRAILERGYKVERVGLNQ
- a CDS encoding glycosyltransferase family 92 protein — its product is MSSFSSGVNLDALPASEIETRLRDFFSGRIANPKPDDLIQSVNQLEQQFGDYKEFQFAKAAMLVQACDFAGARGILLDLVKQLPSDSRVLHRLAIADLNMGAAHEAQDVYLSALAAAPKSENLRREFAGLLRVMEAKKLYAGVDRKKHGLAAVCAIKNEGEDLLEWLHFHRLVGIDHFYLYDNGSTDDTRAVIESFPWPEMITYHFVDGEFGQMRAFSHAIDSYRNCAEWCAFIDADEYLFPTKAGNIKDVLAEVGPAPAVAVHWLNFGSNGHDARPVGLCIESFTRRAPDDFPDHFIMKSIVRPDTIVSYLHPHQSLVLGCYVQEDGTPVFPIGGRCTAPKRDKLVINHYYTKSRQQLLKKRERGRPLADGDPEKIRAMEFFTLRDRNDIEDATIQRFVPELKKLVQG
- the rfbA gene encoding glucose-1-phosphate thymidylyltransferase RfbA; the protein is MKGIILAGGTGSRLYPVTTVVSKQLLPVFDKPMIYYPLSTLMLGGIRDILIISTPQDKPLFQRLLGDGSEIGVRFAYATQETPRGLADAFIVGREFIGDDSVALVLGDNIFYGHGLPSMLSAASVRKKGATVFGYVVNAPEQYGVIELDGTGRALSIEEKPKRPKSNVAVTGLYFYDNDVVDIAAGIKPSPRGEIEITDVNKAYLERGDLFVEVLGRGFAWLDTGTHSSLVEASHFVQILEQRQGLRIACPEEIALRQGYISLEAFARVAQKTAKSSYGEYLLSVYRLFHGQPRSAEVLKHAV